Proteins from one Puntigrus tetrazona isolate hp1 chromosome 10, ASM1883169v1, whole genome shotgun sequence genomic window:
- the btg3 gene encoding protein BTG3, which produces MKKEIAAVVFFLKRLIKKAEKLDAEKVDLFVERLTVALQEKYKGHWYPDNPSKGQAFRCIRVNRFHKEDAELLRACVESGVQYKDLGLPKELTLWVDPGEVCCRYGERNHGFTVATFSSEDDDDKEDVTKKVTSAVERVTSDYHSGSSSDEDTSCREAQYTPPLHNHTPYQLVYASPPVWNPVPRKKFFPGKGHYPQRPHYMIRPPCRPNHSFKPHSWVQQGYRSKHSYWGSTSNLVHQLQ; this is translated from the exons ATGAAGAAAGAAATAGCAGCGGTGGTATTTTTCCTGAAACGGTTGATAAAGAAGGCTGAGAAGTTGGATGCGGAGAAGGTGGACCTGTTTGTGGAGCGGTTGACGGTAGCATTACAGGAGAAGTACAAGGGTCACTGGTACCCTGACAACCCCAGCAAGGGCCAAGCATTCAG GTGCATCAGAGTGAACCGCTTTCATAAAGAGGATGCTGAATTGCTCAGAGCGTGTGTTGAGAGTGGAGTGCAGTACAAGGACCTCGGACTGCCTAAGGAGCTCACGCTCTGGGTCGACCCTGGAGAGGTGTGCTGTAG GTATGGCGAGAGGAATCATGGTTTCACTGTAGCTACGTTCTCGAgcgaggatgatgatgataaagaGGATGTGACAAAGAAAGTGACGAGCGCTGTGGAGAGGGTCACATCAGATTACCACTCCGGATCCTCCTCGGATGAGGACACCAGCTGTAGAGAGGCCCAGTACACCCCTCCTCTCCACAACCACACTCCATACCAG CTTGTATATGCCAGTCCCCCAGTATGGAATCCTGTACCAAGGAAGAAGTTCTTCCCGGGGAAAGGGCATTACCCTCAGCGGCCACACTACATGATCCGCCCCCCTTGCAGACCCAACCATTCCTTTAAACCGCACAGCTGGGTCCAGCAGGGGTACCGCAGCAAGCACAGCTACTGGGGCAGCACTTCAAACCTAGTACACCAGCTTCAGTGA